The following are encoded in a window of Flavobacterium psychrotrophum genomic DNA:
- a CDS encoding T9SS type B sorting domain-containing protein, protein MKKITLLFALIALSQCFTVFAKNPPAKASAYAPVNDNCSGAINLPVNNSAACNNTTSVSFSTATASTVAACTGINGPDVWYKFTATADHHTVSLSGFAPQGWYGCPTCTLAQNVVITLYSGTCGSLGTPLYCSVNNIITGQGLTVGNEYYVRLTLNNANPNLNTSFSICVNTPVQPSGCVMNTINSGFESPNLNLGGRNNTTLSQYVVQGWKTTAGDNLIELWPTGGNEGNSAEGNWFAELNAESFSTLYQEFNTPQPVTFRCSFAHRGRSGVDKCVLKAGPPEGPFVIIATAQTGNVNWIRYGEAGEIVYTVPANQPITRFLFEAVSTANNNPTVGNFLDDVKFTATNRIVSSDVYLNCGQSIATIAADGFGSWTAHSTNPGPVTIANASAQRTTVSGFTVQGTYYFDWGTPGCSDTTEIYYTGEEPASPVAPNVSYCQHQTAVPLTASVDTGNTLVWYDGGGNSYPSITPDTSLAGIFTYYVAQINAAGCEGVPTALTVTVGTGQAPVTSFTLPSNACVSATADVLPTPATGFTTGGTFTAGTGLTINATTGAITPSTSTPGSYTVTYTIAPDPGNCIIGGTDSATITIDAAPVLTAPTAQTLCDDDYDGIAVFNLTTAATQALNGQTGYTVSYHSSLNGAQTNTDVITPSAPGAYPSATQTVYIRVIDAANSTNCYGVTQVQLTVNPRPAIPVVQNYILCDDPATTGNVATFDLTTKDAEATAGVSGLTVSYYASQPDAEAGTTPLVGTATYNNTSSPQIVWVRVQNAQGCYSTGSFSLIVNPLPVVNPAITPYSLCDDGTGKATFTLSVKNNEITNNNTGYTVRYYATQLLAEGGATGTELSNSYYSATTTIYARVQDATTNCYVVTPLQLQALSSPTLSPVAGLDVCEDGRTGSGTFNLIPAGAAVVNNQAGYTATFYTSQAFADAGGTAGQISSPGTYSSTGGTVYIRVVATGVTGNCYSVGQVILTVNPRPVINPIQDIVLCDDTAPALDGKEVFDLTSRNTQATSDPTDVVTYYRSNSDAQLDQNAIISPASYQNETRDRQQVWVRVETIHGCYDVGSFTLIVNPLPLADLSSPIFYACEETPGEGLFYFDRLDPVMMGGQAGYTALYYENQADAVPGNANFITVNPYLSVNKTIYALVTNTATGCSVVAPAQLEVQPAPIAPNPTDLEECDFNNDNVTTFNLQDALDEIQAAMGGTVTLTIHETSADANYQNGTNPITTHLNDYTNIEAQTTGGIQTLYIRVNSATTSCFDVVPLRLVVHPVPEATDPLEDYALCDNGASDTDGQAIFDLTSYQAIVLNTMNPAQFTVTYHTGLSSAQLGTPAIATPGTHTSATATVYIRVTNNATGCYDIVPLNLVVNPLPVVTNPTPLVLCDEHNSGDEVEEFDLTAKTDEITGGVNGLTTTFHTNLADAESGTGAIPNPETYENTGSPAVQPIFVRVTDNVTGCYRIVLLDIRVEPLPVLVSPTLDELTICDTNGSGYGNIDLDALVANMVNNGVGLTVAFYRTQDDAERGNNPILNTSDYENVTPGSQVLYVVATNTVTGCRSIVYPITIIITRAPIAVTLTDLTDCDDEDSDNTDHRRVFDLTQKDAEVYTQTGVAPGSYTIEYFTSEVNAQAGAPRITTPQSYRGTDGEQVWVRVSVPGTDCYQVSSFELHVNAPQELATPTVLMLCDEALPNDGKTAFDLTAMNDYILTPTGIGESNIVEYFEDSAYTSLISPASAYTNTSNPQTVFVRVTTPQGCESYSSVTLRVVPRPTPNIAPTPLELCDTNDANLGDGIEVFNLDLAKRNILGGDTQSQVAYYTTEAAAEAGDITAAEYIGTPTAYTSVTPWNDTVYVRVTRTDTQPGAPGCAEVVALPLIVNPLPPVYDSTGVVPLYAICNDPTTGFETFNLIGHITDLLTTAGVNPTDYAIRFYKDMAAYTAGTALPHNYTNVTAGHQQILVHVTDNTTRCEILTTLELYAEQAAVANPVTSPANSPMVECDYDGTNDGFTAFDLTPAGAEVLGTQNPAQYTLGYYTSQAAAEAGDITAAEYIATPAAFTNTVYLGQTIWVRVTNTSTFSPCYAVTSFNIRVSLLPTPNITSEDNDDTLCVEYSSGNVNKPVYLHAGDTTAGNTYQWYLNGTAVTTNGTSERYTATEEGLYTVEVWNADSCISDAVAPFEVFLSGPAEIINTGYVVSNAFGDNQTVTVLVQGYGDYQYSLAPEDADGNATPLGPWQNSNVFTNVPLGFFTVYVRDANTLEINPCDMLRIPGVSVVDYPKYFTPNGDGINDYWNIIGLQGTGARIFIFDRYGKLIKQLSPDSRTDKGQGWDGTYNGNPLPSDDYWFTVEFNENGHARTFKAHFAMKR, encoded by the coding sequence ATGAAAAAGATTACCTTATTGTTTGCTTTGATTGCACTTTCGCAGTGCTTTACGGTATTTGCTAAAAATCCGCCAGCCAAAGCATCTGCTTACGCACCGGTTAATGATAATTGTAGTGGTGCTATAAATTTACCGGTTAATAATTCAGCGGCCTGTAATAATACTACTTCAGTATCTTTTAGTACAGCTACGGCTTCTACCGTTGCGGCATGTACAGGAATTAACGGACCCGACGTATGGTATAAATTTACCGCAACAGCTGATCATCATACTGTTTCTTTGTCAGGATTTGCTCCTCAGGGTTGGTATGGTTGTCCTACATGTACTCTTGCTCAAAATGTAGTTATTACTTTATATAGCGGTACTTGTGGTAGTTTAGGTACACCGCTGTATTGTAGCGTAAATAACATTATAACCGGTCAGGGTCTTACGGTAGGTAATGAATATTATGTGAGGCTAACATTAAACAATGCTAATCCAAACCTTAATACATCATTTTCAATTTGTGTAAATACACCAGTGCAACCATCTGGGTGTGTAATGAATACAATAAATTCAGGTTTTGAAAGTCCTAATCTAAATCTTGGAGGACGTAATAATACAACTCTTTCTCAGTATGTTGTGCAGGGTTGGAAAACAACCGCTGGAGATAACCTTATTGAATTATGGCCTACCGGAGGTAATGAAGGGAATTCTGCCGAAGGAAACTGGTTTGCAGAATTAAATGCTGAAAGCTTTTCTACACTTTATCAGGAATTTAATACTCCTCAGCCGGTTACATTCCGATGTTCATTTGCTCACCGCGGCAGGAGTGGGGTTGATAAATGCGTACTTAAGGCAGGTCCGCCAGAAGGGCCTTTTGTAATCATTGCGACTGCTCAGACAGGAAATGTAAACTGGATAAGGTATGGAGAAGCAGGCGAAATTGTTTATACAGTACCGGCAAACCAGCCGATAACAAGGTTTTTGTTTGAGGCGGTTTCTACGGCTAATAATAATCCTACTGTAGGTAACTTTCTTGATGACGTAAAATTCACGGCAACAAACAGGATTGTTAGTTCAGATGTTTATCTAAACTGCGGACAGTCTATAGCTACTATAGCAGCAGACGGATTTGGTTCATGGACAGCACATTCTACTAATCCCGGCCCTGTAACTATTGCAAATGCCAGTGCACAGCGTACTACAGTATCTGGCTTTACAGTTCAGGGTACATATTATTTTGATTGGGGTACCCCTGGGTGTTCAGATACTACGGAGATTTACTATACAGGAGAAGAACCTGCTTCGCCTGTAGCGCCAAACGTTTCCTATTGCCAGCACCAGACGGCTGTTCCTTTGACGGCTAGTGTAGACACTGGTAATACACTGGTTTGGTATGATGGAGGAGGCAACAGTTATCCAAGTATTACTCCGGATACGAGTTTGGCAGGCATATTTACATATTATGTGGCACAGATAAATGCAGCAGGCTGTGAGGGTGTACCGACCGCTCTTACTGTCACCGTGGGTACAGGCCAGGCACCTGTTACGAGTTTCACATTGCCATCTAATGCGTGTGTTTCGGCCACTGCAGATGTGTTACCAACACCTGCTACGGGCTTTACAACAGGCGGAACCTTCACGGCAGGCACAGGCCTTACGATTAATGCCACAACAGGCGCGATTACCCCGTCAACAAGCACGCCGGGCAGCTATACGGTAACCTATACGATAGCCCCTGACCCTGGTAACTGTATTATAGGAGGTACAGATTCGGCAACGATCACCATCGATGCAGCCCCTGTATTAACAGCACCAACAGCACAAACGCTTTGCGATGACGATTATGATGGCATTGCGGTCTTCAATTTAACCACGGCAGCTACCCAGGCACTAAACGGTCAGACAGGCTATACGGTAAGCTACCACAGCAGCCTTAACGGCGCACAAACCAATACCGATGTAATTACGCCATCAGCCCCGGGAGCCTACCCATCGGCCACCCAGACGGTTTACATCCGTGTTATAGACGCGGCGAACAGTACCAACTGCTACGGGGTAACGCAGGTACAGCTAACGGTAAACCCAAGGCCTGCGATCCCTGTCGTACAAAACTATATATTGTGCGATGACCCGGCAACAACGGGCAATGTAGCCACGTTTGACCTGACCACGAAAGACGCGGAAGCCACGGCAGGTGTAAGCGGGCTCACGGTAAGCTACTACGCGAGCCAACCGGATGCTGAAGCCGGCACCACACCACTTGTGGGTACTGCTACCTATAACAATACAAGTTCACCACAGATAGTATGGGTGCGCGTGCAAAATGCACAAGGCTGCTACAGTACAGGCTCTTTCAGCCTTATCGTCAACCCGCTTCCGGTGGTCAACCCGGCGATTACGCCGTATTCATTATGTGATGACGGCACGGGTAAGGCTACCTTTACGCTATCTGTAAAAAACAACGAGATAACCAATAATAATACAGGCTACACAGTACGCTACTACGCCACGCAACTGCTTGCAGAGGGCGGAGCTACAGGTACCGAGCTTTCCAACAGCTACTATAGCGCTACCACAACAATCTATGCCCGTGTGCAGGATGCTACCACAAACTGTTATGTTGTAACACCATTACAATTGCAGGCACTGTCAAGCCCAACGCTAAGCCCCGTTGCAGGCCTAGATGTCTGCGAAGACGGCAGGACAGGCTCCGGCACGTTCAACCTTATTCCTGCGGGTGCCGCGGTTGTCAACAACCAGGCAGGCTATACAGCTACCTTTTACACTAGCCAGGCCTTCGCCGATGCAGGCGGTACAGCAGGCCAGATCAGCAGCCCGGGTACCTACAGCAGCACAGGTGGCACGGTGTACATCAGGGTAGTAGCCACAGGAGTGACAGGCAACTGTTATTCGGTAGGGCAGGTAATCCTGACGGTAAACCCACGCCCGGTGATCAACCCAATCCAGGATATAGTACTTTGCGACGACACTGCCCCTGCATTAGACGGCAAGGAAGTGTTTGACCTTACGAGCCGTAATACGCAGGCTACGAGCGACCCTACGGACGTTGTAACCTACTACAGGAGCAACAGCGATGCGCAGCTTGACCAGAATGCGATCATCTCACCTGCGAGCTACCAGAATGAAACCCGTGACAGGCAACAGGTATGGGTTAGAGTAGAAACAATACACGGCTGTTATGATGTAGGGAGTTTTACCCTGATCGTTAACCCGCTACCATTAGCGGATTTAAGCAGCCCAATTTTCTACGCGTGTGAAGAAACCCCGGGTGAAGGCTTGTTCTATTTTGACAGGTTAGACCCTGTAATGATGGGCGGGCAGGCCGGTTATACGGCACTGTACTATGAAAACCAGGCCGATGCGGTACCTGGCAATGCGAACTTCATTACGGTCAACCCGTACCTTTCGGTAAACAAAACGATCTATGCCTTGGTAACCAATACGGCTACGGGCTGTAGCGTTGTTGCACCGGCCCAACTGGAAGTACAACCGGCGCCTATCGCACCAAACCCAACCGACCTTGAAGAATGTGACTTCAACAACGATAATGTAACTACGTTCAACCTTCAGGATGCACTGGATGAGATCCAGGCGGCAATGGGAGGTACGGTAACCCTTACGATCCATGAGACGTCAGCGGATGCAAACTACCAGAACGGGACCAACCCGATCACTACGCACCTGAATGACTATACAAACATCGAGGCACAGACCACGGGAGGCATCCAGACGCTTTACATCCGTGTAAACTCAGCCACTACCTCATGTTTTGACGTAGTACCGCTACGCCTTGTGGTGCACCCCGTACCGGAAGCGACAGACCCACTTGAGGACTATGCGCTTTGCGACAACGGTGCCAGCGATACCGACGGGCAGGCGATCTTTGACCTTACCAGCTACCAGGCTATCGTGCTGAACACGATGAACCCTGCCCAGTTTACAGTAACGTACCATACCGGCCTTAGCAGCGCACAGCTAGGCACGCCTGCTATCGCTACCCCGGGCACACATACGTCAGCCACAGCTACAGTATACATCAGGGTAACGAACAACGCTACGGGCTGTTACGACATTGTACCACTAAACCTTGTAGTAAACCCACTACCGGTAGTAACGAACCCAACACCGCTGGTACTTTGTGACGAGCATAACTCCGGCGATGAGGTCGAGGAATTTGACCTTACCGCTAAGACAGACGAGATCACAGGAGGCGTAAACGGTTTAACCACCACGTTCCACACGAACCTTGCGGATGCAGAATCAGGTACCGGAGCAATCCCTAACCCTGAGACGTATGAAAATACCGGCTCCCCTGCGGTACAGCCCATCTTTGTAAGGGTAACCGATAATGTAACGGGCTGCTACCGTATCGTACTATTGGACATCCGTGTAGAGCCACTTCCGGTACTGGTAAGCCCAACGCTGGATGAACTGACCATATGCGATACCAACGGCTCAGGCTATGGTAATATTGACCTGGACGCGCTTGTAGCGAACATGGTCAACAATGGTGTAGGCTTAACAGTAGCCTTCTACCGCACACAGGATGATGCAGAAAGGGGCAACAACCCTATATTGAACACATCCGACTATGAGAACGTAACACCGGGCAGCCAGGTACTTTATGTGGTTGCTACCAATACGGTAACAGGATGCCGCTCTATAGTCTACCCGATCACGATCATCATTACCCGTGCGCCGATAGCAGTAACGCTAACCGACCTGACGGACTGTGATGATGAAGACAGCGACAATACCGACCACAGGAGGGTATTTGACCTGACTCAAAAAGATGCTGAAGTATACACCCAGACCGGAGTTGCCCCGGGCAGCTACACGATCGAGTATTTTACCAGTGAGGTGAATGCCCAGGCCGGAGCACCACGCATCACCACACCACAGAGCTACCGCGGCACCGACGGCGAGCAGGTATGGGTAAGGGTAAGTGTACCGGGCACGGACTGCTACCAGGTAAGCAGCTTTGAGCTGCATGTCAATGCGCCACAAGAGCTTGCCACCCCAACGGTGCTGATGCTGTGTGACGAGGCCCTTCCAAACGACGGCAAGACCGCCTTTGACCTTACGGCAATGAACGACTACATCCTGACGCCAACCGGCATCGGGGAAAGTAACATCGTAGAATACTTTGAAGACAGTGCCTATACCAGCCTGATCAGCCCTGCAAGCGCTTATACCAATACCTCAAACCCGCAAACGGTGTTTGTACGTGTTACCACGCCACAGGGTTGTGAGAGCTACAGCAGCGTAACGCTAAGGGTAGTGCCAAGGCCAACGCCAAACATAGCGCCAACACCACTGGAGCTTTGCGATACGAATGATGCCAACCTTGGCGACGGTATCGAGGTGTTTAACCTTGACCTTGCCAAACGCAACATACTGGGCGGGGATACCCAGAGCCAGGTGGCCTACTATACCACAGAAGCCGCCGCCGAAGCAGGCGACATTACCGCTGCAGAATACATCGGTACCCCAACAGCGTATACGAGTGTAACCCCATGGAACGATACGGTATATGTACGTGTAACGCGTACCGATACCCAGCCGGGCGCACCGGGCTGTGCAGAAGTTGTAGCCTTACCGCTTATCGTAAACCCACTGCCACCGGTATATGACAGCACCGGCGTAGTACCATTGTATGCGATCTGTAACGACCCGACGACCGGCTTTGAGACGTTCAACCTAATCGGTCATATAACCGACCTGCTAACCACTGCAGGTGTAAACCCTACCGATTATGCAATCAGGTTCTATAAAGACATGGCTGCCTATACGGCAGGTACGGCATTGCCGCACAACTATACCAACGTAACGGCAGGGCACCAGCAGATCCTGGTACATGTAACAGACAACACAACCCGTTGTGAGATACTGACAACACTTGAGCTTTATGCAGAGCAGGCAGCTGTAGCCAACCCTGTTACAAGCCCGGCTAACAGCCCAATGGTGGAATGTGACTATGACGGTACAAACGACGGCTTTACGGCCTTTGACCTTACCCCAGCAGGAGCAGAAGTACTGGGCACCCAGAACCCTGCACAATATACACTGGGCTACTACACCAGCCAGGCAGCAGCCGAGGCAGGCGATATCACGGCAGCGGAGTATATAGCAACGCCTGCAGCGTTTACCAATACGGTATACCTTGGGCAGACGATCTGGGTAAGGGTAACCAACACCAGCACGTTCTCACCATGCTATGCAGTAACAAGCTTTAACATCAGGGTAAGCTTGCTGCCAACACCAAACATTACCAGTGAAGACAACGATGATACCTTGTGTGTGGAATACAGCAGTGGCAACGTAAACAAACCGGTGTACCTGCATGCAGGCGACACCACGGCAGGCAACACCTACCAGTGGTACCTTAACGGTACGGCAGTAACCACGAACGGCACCTCAGAAAGGTACACAGCAACCGAAGAAGGCCTTTACACGGTAGAAGTATGGAATGCAGACAGCTGTATCTCAGATGCAGTGGCACCGTTTGAAGTATTCCTTTCAGGGCCGGCGGAAATCATTAATACAGGTTATGTGGTAAGCAACGCCTTTGGGGACAACCAGACGGTAACGGTACTTGTACAGGGCTATGGCGACTACCAGTACAGCCTTGCCCCTGAAGATGCAGACGGCAATGCCACGCCACTGGGCCCATGGCAGAACTCGAATGTATTTACTAATGTACCGCTGGGCTTCTTTACGGTATACGTTCGTGATGCGAACACCCTTGAGATCAACCCATGTGACATGCTAAGGATCCCGGGTGTAAGCGTAGTGGACTACCCTAAATACTTCACACCAAACGGCGATGGCATCAACGACTACTGGAACATCATCGGTCTTCAGGGCACGGGTGCAAGGATCTTTATCTTTGACCGTTACGGCAAGCTGATCAAACAGCTGAGCCCTGACAGCAGGACCGACAAAGGCCAGGGGTGGGACGGTACCTACAACGGTAACCCGTTACCGTCAGACGACTACTGGTTTACGGTTGAGTTCAACGAGAACGGCCATGCAAGGACCTTTAAGGCGCACTTTGCGATGAAGCGATAA